DNA sequence from the Acidobacteriota bacterium genome:
TCGGCGGCGGAGCCAGTTGTCCCTGAAACACAGGTTGTGGAATTGGCATAGCCGGAGCAATCGGTTGCTGATACCCGGGTTGCTGGGCCGCGAAATGCTGTTGCATCTGTATTTCCTGCAATCGGCGCAACTGGGTTTTGTAATGATAAATTGCCCAGGTAATGCCCAGCGGAATCAGCAAAAATGTCACGGCAAACACTTCGCCTGCGTTGAAAAGCTCTTCACCAATAATGGCAAAAACGACGGGTAAAAAGAGCATCGCCATAATCGTCATGATTCGCTTCTGCTTTAACCCCAGCATCTCGGACGTTTCCGCCAACTGGACAGGCCCGGAATGCTGTTGCATTCCGGGCGAACTAACCAAGGCGCCCGTGCCTCCGCTGGCCACAAAGCCACTGATTTGTGCGATCGGCAATCCGCATTGCCGACAGAATTTGATTGTTTCCGTGTTTGCCGTTCCACATCGAGGACAATACATTCAGACCTTCTTTCGCTAGACAGGATTTTCAGGATTGACCAGGATTTTGCCCTGAGTCTGAATCCTGCAAAATCCTGTTCATCCTGTCTGATTTTAGTTCTCGGCGTAAGATGCCGCTGCCGCGCTGACGCCGGAATCTTTCGGCTGGTAGCCTTCGTCTTTCAAACATTTTTCCAGCGCGCCCAATAACAGTAACACATTGTTTTCAGTGCTGCCCGCTCCCATCAAACCTACGCGCCAGACTTTGCCTTTGAAAATGCCGAGGCCCCCGCCGACTTCGATGTTGAATTCGTTCAGCAACCGGCCGCGGACTTTCGCATCGTCTACGCCTTCGGGAATCAGCACAGCGTTGAGTGTCCACAACCGATGTTCCGGCGCAACGGCCATTGCCAGGCCCATCGCTTCGACGCCAGCAACCAACGCGCGATGATTGCGTTCGTGCCGACGGCTGCGGTTTTCCAAGCCTTCTTCGGCCACGATTCGCAGGGCTTCGTGTAGCGCGTAATTCATACTGATCGGAGCAGTGTGGTGATACGCACGCGCGCCGCCGCCGGTTCCGCCCGAAGCGTCCGCCCAATAAGCCGTCAGCAGATTCGTATCCAGGTACCAACTACATACCTTGGTCTGCCGCGCTTTGATCTTCGCCACCGCGCGGTCGCTGAACGTCACAGGAGCCAGTCCCGGCGGGC
Encoded proteins:
- a CDS encoding zinc ribbon domain-containing protein is translated as MYCPRCGTANTETIKFCRQCGLPIAQISGFVASGGTGALVSSPGMQQHSGPVQLAETSEMLGLKQKRIMTIMAMLFLPVVFAIIGEELFNAGEVFAVTFLLIPLGITWAIYHYKTQLRRLQEIQMQQHFAAQQPGYQQPIAPAMPIPQPVFQGQLAPPPTNPLNVASAMPSSVIEEETRRFRSTQ